Below is a window of Desmonostoc muscorum LEGE 12446 DNA.
AATTCCCTTAATATATTGCCATCTGGGCATTCAACACAGAGAAAAAAGTGGCATCCAAAGCTGCGGCGATTTGGACAAATACCCGACTTGTTTTTGACTTAGAGTCAGCGAGTGTCAGCGGTTCTCCTGTATCACCTCCATTAGAAATGCGGGGATCGATGGGAACTTCTCCCAAAAGGGGTGCTTTGAGTTCATCTGCCAATTTTTGACCGCCACCAGTGCCGAAAATCGATGTTTTTTCGCCGCTACTACTGATGAAATAGCTCATATTTTCGATAATGCCGAGAACGGGAACCCCCACTTGGCGAAACATATGAATACTGCGGCGCACATCGGAAACTGCAACTTGTTGGGGAGTTGTTACTAATATCACTCCACAAATTGGGCTTTCTTGAACAATGGTGATTTGGGCATCACCAGTACCGGGAGGAAGATCTATTAATAAATAATCTAGTTCTCCCCATTCGACTTCGTGGATAAACTGGGTGATGATTTTGTGTAGGACTGGCCCGCGCCATGCTAAAGGATGATCCGGTTCTGCTAACAGTCCCACAGACATTACTTTAATACCATAAGCCGACAAAGGTAAAAATCTCTGACCGTTGGGAGTATCAATCACTTGCACTTCAGATTTACCCAGTCCCAGCATTTGCGGAACATTGGGGCCATAGACATCAGCATCCAATAGACCAACTTTAGCACCAGCCAATCTCAAAGCAACAGCTAGATTAACTGCGGTTGTAGATTTACCAACCCCCCCTTTTCCACTGGAAATTGCTAAGGTGGTTTTTACCGCTGGAATGGTGCAGAGTTGAATGTAAGTTTTTTTGCACCAAGATAAAAGTGATAATACTGTTTTAATTTCTGCTTGTAATTGTTGCTGGTGAGAACCGATATAAAGCCGCAGGTAAACGTAGTCATCAACAACACGCAGATTTCGCACCATTCCTAAAGTAACGATGTTGTTTTTCAGGGTAGGTTCGATGATTTGCTTGAGAAGTTGAATGACTTCTTGCTGACGGGCGATGATCTGGGGATCGGGAGGAGAAGTTTCTACTTGTTGATGTGATGATATGGAATTGTGTACCATAATTAATTTTGATCGCAATGAGTTTTGTTGTTGAATCTTGCCATAATAATTCGTAATTCGTAATTCGTAATTATTACCCCTTAGCTAAAGTTAGCTGCTCTGAATAATGATAATCGTTGATTTTTTAATTCATAAATTAAAGGGCTTGTAGCCTGAAAAAATTAATTATTAATTTGTAATTAATAAATTTTTAATTACGAATTACGAATTACGAATTACGAATTATTTTGTCAATTGCCCGTTGCGCGTAAATAGACACATCGCGATCGGGGTCATCCAGTGCTTGTTTTAGGGCATTCAAAGCATCGGAATCACCCAAATTACCAAGGGCGATCCCTGCTTCTTTTCGCACATCAGAATATTCATCTGTTAACGCTTCAATTAATTCAGGTAACAAGTTTTTATCTGGGGTTTTTTGTAATACTTGAATAGCAAATTTTCGCACTTGCCAATATTCATCTTTGAGAGCAATTTTTAAAGCCGGAATTGCTTCGGGATTAGCGTGAATTGCCAGAGATTTCGCCGCATTTCTTCGCACCTGCCAATCATCATCAGAAGTTAGTGCTTGAGTGAGTAATTCTACAGCTTGTTTATCTACTAAATGACCTAAAGTTAAAGTGGCTGCACGACGCACATTGTTATCTGGATCGTTTATTAGAGACAAAACTGGTGGACATATTTGCACCTGATTTAAATAACGAACAGTTGTTACAGCAGCTTCCCGCAGTTGGCTGTTTTCTGACTCAAAAAAGGACAACACCGCAGGTAGAGATTGGACATCATGAATCTTGCGTAATAAAATTAGCACGTTAAGATTGAGATTGATATCTTCTTGGTGTAACGCATCTAGTAACAGCAGCAGATGATCTGGGGTAACTAATTCACCTAAAGCTGATAATGCCTCACTGCGAATTTCGGCATCGGGGGAAGTGAGAGATTTTAGTAAAGCCGGAACAGCAGCGGGATTGGCAATTTCCCAGAGTGCAGATACCGCAATTTTTTGTACTGCTGGGTTTTCGTCTTGGAGGGCGAGAATTAACGCCTCAACTGCTGCATCTTCTCCCAAGTGTTGTAGAGATTTTACCGCAACCAAGCGATCGCTGACTTCTGGCGATCGCAACATTTCCAACCATTGATTTAATTCCGAATCTGTATCCACAGTCATTGGGAAACCTCAGCGCAACAAAAAGGGAATTTGTACAGTGATTGCATTGGTGGGACATTCTTTTTCACAAGGGAGACAAAACCAGCATTCGTCATATTTCATATAGGCTTTCCCCGTCTCTGGGTTTTTTGCTAAGACATCCAAGGGACAAACTTCAATACAAGCAACACATTTTTCTAAACATTTAGATTCATCGACGATTACGGGAACATCTACTCTTTGGGTGATTAAAGCCATATTTTTACCTACTTTTTTAAATTCTTGACTATGGATCAATACGCTTCAGTTAAGAGGATGTTTACTCCTACTCTCTGCGACTCTGCGCCTCTGCGTGATCTAAATTCATATTCTCAATCAGCAATTTCAATTTTTTTTTACGAACCGCCAAGGACGCCAAGGACGCAAAGGGAAGAAAGAAATGCTTAACTGAAGGGTCTTGGACTATAAATTTTATGTTTTTTTAGTAAAAGTCATTGATTGTTTGATATTTGTATAGCCAATTTTTTCATAAAATACATGAGCCTCTTTCCGTTTGATATTAGAATTGAGCCTTATGCCATCACATCCAAGTAAACTAGCCCATTGTTCAATCTGCTGCATTAAAAATCTGCCAATTCCATGATTTCGATAATCTTTATCTACAACTAAACCAAGAATCATCGCTTGTTTTGGCATCACTATTAAGTCATAGATGTGTGCGTGTACCCAACCAATTACATAATCATTTTCTACAGTTGCAACATAGACAATGTGAGAATTATTATTTTCGATTTGCAGAAGACGCTGTTCTATTTGTGTTTTCGTAGCAGGATAGTTAAGCTGCTCAGAAAGAATAGCTATTTGTTCTGCATCCTGAATTTTTGATTGCCTAATTTTAACTTGCACATCAGTAGAAACTTTATTAGTCATAATCCTATGCAGAGCTTTTATCGGACTGCTACATCGTAAAACTCTTTTTGTAAATCTATGTCAATAATATAAGGCTCCACTGGACGCTTAAAAAGTACCATTTCTCCTGTGTCATGCTTTTTCAAATTGACGTGACAAAACCATTCTTCATTATTTTTATCTGGAAAATCCAAACGATAATGATATAAACCCCAGCGGGTTTCCCGACGATATAAAGATGCGCGTGCTGCCATTTCTGCACAATCACGAATAAAATGCACTTCCATGCAGCGCATTAGTTCGTGAGGATCTCGCGCTCCCATTTGCGTTAGGGTTTCTTCATAGCTGACAAAGTTATGCAAGCCAATTTCCATTTTGTTAGCAGATTTGGGCGGTTGTAAATAATCGTTTACTAGTCGGCGTAACTTATATTCTACCTGGGTGTGAGGAATGCCATTTGGCTGATTTAAAGGTGCATAAATTCTAGATTTTTCTGCTTCTAAAAAATCAGCATCTGGTTCTAAATGTTCCAAGTTTTGAATATATTCAATTGCATTTTCTCCCGCCAATCTTCCAAACACAAATGCACCAATCATGTAATTATGGGGGACGCTGGCCATGTCTCCGGCTGCGTAAAGTCCTGGTACTGTGGTTTCTGCTTTTTCGTTCACCCAAACACCAGATGCACTATGTCCACTACATAACCCAATTTCGGAAATGTTCATTTCAACTGCATGAGTGCGGTAGTCTTCACCTCTACCCTGATGAAAACGTTCTCTACTAGGACGCTCATTTGCCCATAAAATAGATTCAATTTCGGAAATTGTATCGTCATCCAAATGGTTCATTTTCATTTGAATGGGGCCTTTACCAGAGTTTAATTCTTTCCAAATTTCTAGCATCATTTGACCACTCCAGTAATCACAATTAATGAAGCGGTGTCCTTCGGCGTTGGCTGTATATGCTCCAAATGGCCCAGCAACATAAGCGCAGGCGGGGCCGTTGTAATCTTTAATTAGGGGGTTGATTTGGAAGCATTCGATATTGCTTAGTTCTGCGCCTGCATGGTACGCCATTGAGTAGCCATCGCCAGCATTGGTAGGGTTTTCGTAAGTACCGTAGAGATAGCCTGATGCAGGTAGTCCCAAGCGTCCGCAGGCTCCTGTGCTGAGGATGACGGCTTTTGCTTGGATGACGACGAAATCGCCGCCGCGCACGTCAAACCCAACTGCACCGATCGCTCTACCATTTTTTATTAGCACTCTCGTCGCCATCACACGGTTGGTGACGTTGACTTTATGGCGCTTGACTTGTCGGGTGAGAATTTGCTTGAGGTCTTTACCTTCTGGCATGGGCAACACATATTTACCCACCCGATGCACTTGTTTGAGGTCATAATTACCTTGGGGATCTTTTTGGAACTTAACGCCCCAGCTTTCCAACTCTTGAATAGTTTCGTAACCCAGCTTTCCGGTTTGGTAGACAGCTTTTTGGTGGACAATGCCATCATTTGCAATGGTGACTTCACGCACGTACTGTTCTGGGGTGGAATGTCCGGGGATGACGGCTGTGTTTACCCCATCCATTCCCATTGCGATCGCACCACTGCGACGAATATTCGCTTTTTCCAAAATTAAGACTTGGCGATCGCTATTAGCCTGTTTAGCTTTAATTGCAGCCATTGTCCCCGCCGTACCGCCCCCAATGACTAGGACATCCGTTTTTATCCACTGTGTATTTACGTTTGTCATTTGTCATTTGTCCTTTATCATTTGTTTTATAGCCAATAGCTAATGACGACTTTCGCAAAATTAGTAATTGATTACGAATTACGAATTACGAATTACGAATTACAAATTATTTCTTCCCTTGCCAAACTATTTCTTTAACTTTAATTTCTTTGGGGATCAATTTGATTTTATAAAAAGTATCTGCAACCTCTTGTTGTTTACTAATCACTTCATCCGTGAGCGGAAGTACATCATACTCTCGCCGCTTTTCAGCTATCTCCAAGACAGGAGCATCTATGCCCAATGCTGGGGAAAGGAGTTTAGCAACATCACTGGGATTACTTTTCGCCCAATCACTAACTTTCTTAACCTCATCCACAACTGTTTTCAAAGCATCCGGCTTGGTGTCAACAAAAGACTTAGCAGCGAGATAATAACCACGATTGGGAGCTAATCCCGTTCCATCTGTTAAAGTGCGTGCGCCTGTTGCTGCTTCTGCTGCGGCTAAGTACGGGTCCCAAATTGCCCAAGCCTCGACGTTCTTACTTTCAAAGGCAGCGCGAGCATCGGCTGGTGGCAGAGTTTTTGGCTGAATATCGCTGTATTTTAGTCCCGCCTTTTCTAAAGCTCTGACTAATAAATAGTTAGCATTAGAACCTTTAGCAAAAGCAACTCTTTTGCCTTTGAGTTCAGCTACACTTTTGATAGGTGAATCTTTAGGAACCAGGATAGCTTCAGCCTTAGGACTCCAAGGATCGTAGGCAACATAAACTAAAGGAATTCCCCCCGCTTGGGCAAATATTGGTGGTGATTCCCCAGTATAGCCAAAGTCAATGCTACCTGCGTTTAATGCTTCCAACATCGGAGGCCCAGCAGGAAATTCTGACCAAGTTACCGAAGCACCGGAGGCTGCAAAGGCTTTCTCTAAATCTCCTCTTGCCTTGAGCGCATAAAGGATAGTTGACGCTTTCTGGTAACCAATACGAACTACAGTGCTGCTAGTTGTCTGGGTTGTTTGGGTCGTTCCAGTGTTGCTTGTGGTTGGAGAACAAGCAAAAACAGCCAATGCTAAACCAATTCCGACTGTAAACATTAGGGAAAAGGTGTAAATCCTTTGCTGTTTCAATCTCTTGAGGAAGGCTATGTTTGTGCCCGCCGCAGACATGGCAATGCTCAGCAACCGAGTTGGAAAGAACTTCATCAACGTCTTGACTCTACTTTTAGGGATAAATATTCAACTTCCACCAAACGTAAAAGAAACTGGGGATTGGGGATTGGGTAATCAGTAGAGAGGTTGCAATTGCTAGTCTCTACAAGGATTTTGATATAGCGTTTCCCGACCTAGTAGGGGCACGGCACTGCCGTGCCCCTACGCCTAGCGATATAACGTTGTACCGCCTCTGAATGGCAGTCGCTCATGCACAATCGTTTTCATACATGAAATCAGCAATGCCAGAATTCTCTTATTAAAGCATACTACGGTAAATGCAGCATATTTTCGTAATATGCAATCACGTTTGGGTTTTACGCGCAGCCTGTAGCAGCTTCTTCTTTGAGGATAGCTACGAGTATCTGATGGCTGGAGGTACTTGCAAAAGCGATCGCAATCTATCTCTATCAGAGTTTTGGTAATTTGTTATAATTTTTAGGTATGATCGCTTAGTTTTTAATGAAAGCATCTCAAGTTTGCAGGAACATCAACTTTTTTTTGGCGGGACGACTGTCTGGCCGTCTTTAAAAGATTTAAGTTTCCCCTCAAGAAGCAATATATTATGTCACAGTTAGAACAAGCGCTGCCAGACACCTTTATAACCAAAAGCTTAGAAACGATTCCGAATATTTTCCACCAGGTTGAGGCTTTGGCCAAGGACTTTGCTACTCGTGCAGGGGTACACGACAAAGACGCTTCGTTTCCTTTTGAGAATTTTACAGCTTTGTATGAGGCAGGACTGCTCAGCCTCACCATCCCCCGCGAACTAGGTGGCCAGGATTTGGGGCTAGAGAGTATCTGCCGAGTAATTGAAGGCATAGCGCATGGTGATGCTTCCACCGCCCTAGTACTGACAATGCACTATCTCCAACATGCCCATGCAGCTCGCAGTCGTCGCTGGTATCCAGAAGTATACAAGCGGGTGTGTCGTGAATCAATCGAAGGCATTGCGCTGCTGAATGCTGCCCGTGTGGAACCAGAGTTAGGCACCCCAGCCAGAGGTGGATTGCCTGCTACTATTGCCGAACGGACAACAGAGGGTTGGCGTTTAACAGGTCACAAACAGTACACCACAGGTAGTCCCATCCTCAGCTACTTTGTTGTTTGGGCACGGACAACAGAAGATGAACCACAAGTTGGGAATTTTTTAGTTAAGCGCGATCTTCCTGGTTTGCGAATTGTCGAAACCTGGGATCACTTGGGGATGAGAGCCACAGGCAGCCACGACCTGATATTAGAGAATGTATTAATTCCCTCAGAATACGCTGTTGATATCCGCCCCATCTCTGCTGCACCTTCTTTTGACCCATTGATTTCTGCTTGGGGCAGCTTGACAGTGAGTGCTTTATATCTCGGTGTTGCTAGTGCTGCGCGAGACTGGCTGATAAAATATCTTTGGGAGCGATCGCCATCTAATTTAGGAGAGCCACTAGCAACTCTACCACGCTTTCAAACCGCCGTCGGTGAGATGGAAGCACTGCTATTTGCAAACCGCAGACTAATTTATAGTTTGGCTCAAGATATCGACAAGGGCGAGTATGAACCTAACGTAGGATTACAGGCACAAAGTGTTAAATATCTGACTACAACTAACTCGATTCGTGCCGTAGAGATTGCCTTGGAATTAACTGGAAATCCTGGTCTGTTGAAAAAGAATCCTTTAGAAAGACACTACCGTGACGTTCTGTGCAGCCGTATCCACACACCGCAAAATGACGTTATTTGCCAATCTTTAGGAAAATCGGCGTTGAAAGTTAAGTGATAGGGGACTAGTACCGCAAGGCGGAATTCGTAATTCGTAATTCGTAATTCGTAATTAGCTGTTCATAAGGGTTTGAGACATTTCAAAAAAGTTTGGGGGTTTGATTCCCCTGCCTCTACAGGCAGAACGTTTTGTAACGGGGATTTAACCCCGTTACAAAACGTAATTACGAATTACGAATTACGAATTACGAATTATTTTAATATCCTGCTTTTTTGTCCACGACATTCCGTAATGGCTGACCAGTTTGGTAGCGTTTAAGATTGTCAATAAACAATGCTGCGATGCGTTCTCTCAGCCGTGGTGACAGGGCTGAACAATGGGGTGTGATAAACGCGTTCGGTAGCGACCATAAGGGACTTTCCGGTGGCAGAGGTTCTATAGAAACAGTGTCTAATCCAGCACCCGCAATCCAACCTTCACGTAGGGCGGTGAGCAATGCGGTTTCATCTACTATTGCACCACGAGCAATATTGATCAGGTAGGCAGATGGACGCATAGAACGGAATGCATCTTCATCGATTAAACCTTTCGTTTCTGGAGTTAATGGTGTAGCAATAACTACATAATCTGCTGCGGGGAGGAGCGATCGCCATTCATCAGCACCGACAATTTTATCAAAATTGGGTAAAGGTTCGGGATGGCGGCGACTACCCCAAACTTCGACTCCAAAAGCTTTAGCGCGAGATGCGATCGCTTGACCAATATTTCCTGTGCCAATAATTAATAAAGTCGCATCTGCCAACTCTTCGAGAAACACACCTCTTACCCAAGTGTCTTCATCCTGCAAAACTTGCAATTTCCGCAGATTCTTGGCGTGATAAAGCATGAATGCCAGTACGAATTCCGAAATTGGAATCGCGTGAACTCCTGCGGCATTTGTAAGAATAATATCTCTTTTTAAATAAGTTGGCGTCAGGATATGATTCACACCAGCACTCGGTGACTGTTGCCAACGCAGCGCCGGTGCTGCCGCCAGTACTTTGTCAAGGGTAGAGGTCTTGAGGTAGAATCCGTTGACATAAACTTCAGCATCACTAGCATCACCATCGAGGTTGCCTTCACTATCCACCTCTACAAACTCTACATCAGATGGTAATAGCGGCTTAATCTCAGCAATCAAATGATCGGGTAAAATTAGTTTCACCATATTTCCTACTCCCTGATTTTAAGGGGACTGGGGATTGGGGACTGGGTATTGGGGATTGGGTATTGGGTATTGGGTATTGGGTATTGGGTATTGGGTATTGGGTATTGGGTATTGGGTATTAGGTATTACGCATCACGAAAACTAATCCCCAGTCCCCAGTCCCCAGTCCCCAGTCCCCAGTCCCCAGTCCCCACTCCCTAGTACCCTGCTTCCTTATCTACTACATTTCGTAACGGTTTACCAGCTTGGTAGCGCTTAAGATTGTCGATAAATAGAGCTATTGAACGCTGTTTACTTTTTGGTGAATGGCCGGAAGTATGGGGTGTGATAAAGATGTTTGGCAGTGACCATAAAGGACTTTCTGGTGGTAGGGGTTCGGTGTTAACTGTGTCTAATGCTGCACCTGCAATCCAACCTTCTGTAAGTGCTTTGATTAATGCTGATTCATCGATGACGCCGCCACGAGCAATATTAATTAAGTATGCATGGGGAGGGAGCGATCGCAATACAGATTCATCAATAAATTCTTTCGTTTCTTGTGTCAGTGGTGTTGCAATTACTACATAGTCTGCTGTGGGGAGGAGCGATCGCCATTCATCAGCACCCACTACTTTATCAAAATTTGGTAGTTCTTGGGGATGACGGCGACTGCCAATAATTTTCAAGCCAAACGGTTTAGCACGGGCGGCAATTTCTTGACCGATACCACCAGCACCAATAATTAGCAAAGTTGCATCTGTTAACTCTTTGATGGCGAAGCCTCTTTTCCAGTGACGTTCTGCTTGTAAACTATATAATTCTGGCAGATGCTTCGCATGAGCAAGTATGTAAGTAATCACAAATTCGGCAATGGGAATTCCATGTACTCCCGCCCCATTTGTGAGAAGAATATCTCTTTTCAAATAAGTTGGTGTCAGAATGTGATTCACCCCTGCATTGGGGGCATGATGCCAACGCAGTGCAGGTGCAGCTTCCAGTATTTTATGCAGTATAGGACTTCTAGATAAAAACCAACTGAAATAAACTTCAGCATCGCTAGCATCGCCATCTAAATTCCCATCAATATCTACTCGGACAATTTCTGTATTGGGTGGTAGATGTGGCTCAATATCAGCAACCAGATCGAGCGGCAAAATCAGCTTCATTGTAGATTACCTCTTCTTTCTTTTTACAGGGCTATCTTTGGAAATTGCCTCTGTTCGTTTAATCAAAAAAATTACTGCATTTTTTCTTGGCAAAAATTATGATTATGATATTTATAGGACTTACGCAATAACTCTCTGAAACTCTCATTTCTCCGTGCCCTCTGCGTCCTCTGCGGTACCCTGCGGGAAGCCGCTGGGCGTCTACAATTTTCCGTTACCTGTGCGTAAGTCATAATTGAGTAATAATTCACATCTTCTTATTTAATTTTTAAACACATAAACTCCAGATCAAAATATTGATCATTAAATTTATACGCCATTTCTTCTATTCCATATATTTGAAACCCCAATGATAAATAAACTTGTTTCGCTAAGAAATTATTTTTAACAACATCAAGTAATAATATTTCTACCTCGTTAATAGCTTTTGCTCTTTCAATTAATTGATTTAGCAATAATTTACCTATACCTTTTCCTCGATATTCTTGTTTAACATACATACTACTAACATATCCTTTATGCCTGAGTTTTATTCTTGATTCTTGGTGAAATGCGACTATTCCAATTAACTCTTTATCCTCAGAGCAGCCCAAAATAAAGTTATTATCTACTGGGATTCTATCCTGAAATTGTTCTATCGTCTTAATTGCTTCTTCATGATACGTTGTGCCAAATGAATCTGGATTTTTATATAAAGCTTCTAATCTGATCTGTCTATAATCTTCTGCATCATACTTTGTTAACTTTCTAATTATCATTAGATAAAATATAAATAATAGATATTTATTGCTTATTTCTTATAAAAATATATATGTAAATTTAACAAATTCTGTGGGTTTAAGTCCCCCGCTTCTATCAAGCAGCAAGTTTTGCGGTGGGGTTAAAATCTCCATTGCAAAACTTAATTACGAATTACGAATTACGAATTACGAATTATTTAATAATTATTATATTTTAGTTTATCTAGGTCGTGAATATATAAAAAATCACGCAGAGGCGCAGAGGGGAGAGTTCGCAGGAGTTTGGATTGGTGTAGTTACTTTTTAATAGGAAATTTTAATCTCGAAGTAGCCTATTTACCGCAGCTACCTCAAGTTGAATATCGCTTGACTAAAAAAAGCTTAAATCTCAACTACTCAGCTGTAATAACTGGTTGCTTGGCTGAGTATTTTCATTGTTCATTACTCGTTCTAAAACTGCTTCTCTAATATTGATAAACTGTTCATGACTTCTATCTCGTGGGCGTGCAAGTCTCACAGGTAAATCTAAAGTAATCTGCCCTGCTTCAATCAGAATCACTCGGTCTGCCAATGCTACTGCTTCTTCTACATCATGAGTAACTAAAAATGCAGTAAACTTGCGCTCTAGCCACAAATTCTCAATCAAATGCTGCATCTCTAGGCGAGTGAGAGCATCCAATGCCCCCAAAGGTTCATCTAACAATAACAAACGTGGCTGACTCACTAATGCTCTTGCTAATGAAACCCGTTGGCGCTGTCCACCAGATAATACGTGAGGCCATTCCTCAGCTCTATCCTCAAGTCCAACTTTTTCTAGTGCCCACTTGGCTTTTTCACGCCAATTTCCTTGCAAGCCTAACCCCACATTCTCAATCACTCGCTTCCACGGTAGTAAACGGGGGTCTTGAAACATCACTGTTACAGACCGGGTAAGTTTACGTAGTGGTTCTCCATCTAGTAAGATTCCGCCTGAACTCGGTTTATCCAATGCTGACACCAGACGCAATAAAGTACTCTTACCGCAACCACTACGTCCTACAATGGCAACAAACTCACCTGGTGCAACTTCTAAATTCAACGAATTTAAAACATTTTTTCTGCCAAAATCCTTCGTCAGATCCAAAATACTTAATTGTGTACCTTGTACATTTGAACTCACTCGAAAAACCTCCCTTATTTACAATTGATGATTGTTATTGCAACCCAATCCATATCGGATATACAATTTTTGTCATTAATCCCAAGTCAAATGAATAATTTTCAGGTTTTACTGAAACTAAAAACTATGCCCTTTGGTAATTAGGATTCCAAGCCAAAAACTTTCTTTCTAATGTTCTGGCAGTGGCATCTGCTAATTTGCCTAACAAAGCATAAATAACAATACTCAATACCACAACATCTGTTTGCATAAATTCACGAGCATTCATCGCCATATAGCCAAGCCCAGAATCTGCTGCAATGGTTTCTGCAACAATTAGTGTTAGCCACATAATACCCAAGGAAAAACGGACACCAACAAGAATCGAAGATAAAGCTCCAGGAAAAATTATTTGCCACAAAAGTTGGGGTGTTTTCAATCCGTATACTTTTCCCATTTCAATCAGTCCTGGATCTACACTACGAATCCCATGAAATGTATTGAGATATAGCGGAAAAAATACTCCCATAGATACTAGAAATAATCTAGCTTGGTCGCCAATACCAAACCAGAGAATTACTAGTGGAATTAATGCCAAATTAGGGATAGTACGGAGCATTTGCAGGGAACTATCCAATAACCTTTCGGCTATACGGGAAAAGCCATTGAGCAATCCCAAACCGAACCCAATGCTACCACCAACTATGAAACCAGATATGGCACGCCCAGCACTAATTCCTATGTGTTGAAACAGTTCTCCAGTTGAGGCTAATCTAATTGCTGTGGCAATTACACCACTAGGAG
It encodes the following:
- a CDS encoding Mrp/NBP35 family ATP-binding protein encodes the protein MVHNSISSHQQVETSPPDPQIIARQQEVIQLLKQIIEPTLKNNIVTLGMVRNLRVVDDYVYLRLYIGSHQQQLQAEIKTVLSLLSWCKKTYIQLCTIPAVKTTLAISSGKGGVGKSTTAVNLAVALRLAGAKVGLLDADVYGPNVPQMLGLGKSEVQVIDTPNGQRFLPLSAYGIKVMSVGLLAEPDHPLAWRGPVLHKIITQFIHEVEWGELDYLLIDLPPGTGDAQITIVQESPICGVILVTTPQQVAVSDVRRSIHMFRQVGVPVLGIIENMSYFISSSGEKTSIFGTGGGQKLADELKAPLLGEVPIDPRISNGGDTGEPLTLADSKSKTSRVFVQIAAALDATFFSVLNAQMAIY
- a CDS encoding HEAT repeat domain-containing protein; translated protein: MTVDTDSELNQWLEMLRSPEVSDRLVAVKSLQHLGEDAAVEALILALQDENPAVQKIAVSALWEIANPAAVPALLKSLTSPDAEIRSEALSALGELVTPDHLLLLLDALHQEDINLNLNVLILLRKIHDVQSLPAVLSFFESENSQLREAAVTTVRYLNQVQICPPVLSLINDPDNNVRRAATLTLGHLVDKQAVELLTQALTSDDDWQVRRNAAKSLAIHANPEAIPALKIALKDEYWQVRKFAIQVLQKTPDKNLLPELIEALTDEYSDVRKEAGIALGNLGDSDALNALKQALDDPDRDVSIYAQRAIDKIIRNS
- a CDS encoding 4Fe-4S dicluster domain-containing protein, with amino-acid sequence MALITQRVDVPVIVDESKCLEKCVACIEVCPLDVLAKNPETGKAYMKYDECWFCLPCEKECPTNAITVQIPFLLR
- a CDS encoding GNAT family N-acetyltransferase, with the translated sequence MTNKVSTDVQVKIRQSKIQDAEQIAILSEQLNYPATKTQIEQRLLQIENNNSHIVYVATVENDYVIGWVHAHIYDLIVMPKQAMILGLVVDKDYRNHGIGRFLMQQIEQWASLLGCDGIRLNSNIKRKEAHVFYEKIGYTNIKQSMTFTKKT
- a CDS encoding fumarate reductase/succinate dehydrogenase flavoprotein subunit, coding for MTNVNTQWIKTDVLVIGGGTAGTMAAIKAKQANSDRQVLILEKANIRRSGAIAMGMDGVNTAVIPGHSTPEQYVREVTIANDGIVHQKAVYQTGKLGYETIQELESWGVKFQKDPQGNYDLKQVHRVGKYVLPMPEGKDLKQILTRQVKRHKVNVTNRVMATRVLIKNGRAIGAVGFDVRGGDFVVIQAKAVILSTGACGRLGLPASGYLYGTYENPTNAGDGYSMAYHAGAELSNIECFQINPLIKDYNGPACAYVAGPFGAYTANAEGHRFINCDYWSGQMMLEIWKELNSGKGPIQMKMNHLDDDTISEIESILWANERPSRERFHQGRGEDYRTHAVEMNISEIGLCSGHSASGVWVNEKAETTVPGLYAAGDMASVPHNYMIGAFVFGRLAGENAIEYIQNLEHLEPDADFLEAEKSRIYAPLNQPNGIPHTQVEYKLRRLVNDYLQPPKSANKMEIGLHNFVSYEETLTQMGARDPHELMRCMEVHFIRDCAEMAARASLYRRETRWGLYHYRLDFPDKNNEEWFCHVNLKKHDTGEMVLFKRPVEPYIIDIDLQKEFYDVAVR
- a CDS encoding sulfonate ABC transporter substrate-binding protein, translating into MSAAGTNIAFLKRLKQQRIYTFSLMFTVGIGLALAVFACSPTTSNTGTTQTTQTTSSTVVRIGYQKASTILYALKARGDLEKAFAASGASVTWSEFPAGPPMLEALNAGSIDFGYTGESPPIFAQAGGIPLVYVAYDPWSPKAEAILVPKDSPIKSVAELKGKRVAFAKGSNANYLLVRALEKAGLKYSDIQPKTLPPADARAAFESKNVEAWAIWDPYLAAAEAATGARTLTDGTGLAPNRGYYLAAKSFVDTKPDALKTVVDEVKKVSDWAKSNPSDVAKLLSPALGIDAPVLEIAEKRREYDVLPLTDEVISKQQEVADTFYKIKLIPKEIKVKEIVWQGKK
- a CDS encoding acyl-CoA dehydrogenase family protein; protein product: MSQLEQALPDTFITKSLETIPNIFHQVEALAKDFATRAGVHDKDASFPFENFTALYEAGLLSLTIPRELGGQDLGLESICRVIEGIAHGDASTALVLTMHYLQHAHAARSRRWYPEVYKRVCRESIEGIALLNAARVEPELGTPARGGLPATIAERTTEGWRLTGHKQYTTGSPILSYFVVWARTTEDEPQVGNFLVKRDLPGLRIVETWDHLGMRATGSHDLILENVLIPSEYAVDIRPISAAPSFDPLISAWGSLTVSALYLGVASAARDWLIKYLWERSPSNLGEPLATLPRFQTAVGEMEALLFANRRLIYSLAQDIDKGEYEPNVGLQAQSVKYLTTTNSIRAVEIALELTGNPGLLKKNPLERHYRDVLCSRIHTPQNDVICQSLGKSALKVK
- a CDS encoding D-2-hydroxyacid dehydrogenase, with the translated sequence MVKLILPDHLIAEIKPLLPSDVEFVEVDSEGNLDGDASDAEVYVNGFYLKTSTLDKVLAAAPALRWQQSPSAGVNHILTPTYLKRDIILTNAAGVHAIPISEFVLAFMLYHAKNLRKLQVLQDEDTWVRGVFLEELADATLLIIGTGNIGQAIASRAKAFGVEVWGSRRHPEPLPNFDKIVGADEWRSLLPAADYVVIATPLTPETKGLIDEDAFRSMRPSAYLINIARGAIVDETALLTALREGWIAGAGLDTVSIEPLPPESPLWSLPNAFITPHCSALSPRLRERIAALFIDNLKRYQTGQPLRNVVDKKAGY